The Nocardia sp. BMG111209 genome includes a window with the following:
- a CDS encoding acyl-CoA synthetase: MSAALPSASTALRRVGDLTRGVNAMRRGGLFNPLRLDLALRSALNVTRYGPFAGVIMHAAQTNPDAPAIVDEAGEMTFAEIDAQSNQLARGFQAQGLRPGDVIAVLARDHRGMVLTLAATGKLGVRAVLMNTGFAKPQLADVAAREQAKAVLHDSEFTTLMSAIPATVPRVLTWVDAADAVDPATPTLESLSAGQSADAIPAPEKPGGTVILTSGTTGTPKGAPRDKVSPLISAQFLDRIPLPRNSSMVVAAPIFHATGLSQFTLGLALGNRMIFQQRRFDPERTLANIVAFQAESLVVVPTMLQRILDLPPETLAKYDMSSLRVIFAAGSAIPPDVVTRSLDYFGDALYNVYGSTECAIITVATPADLRLAPDTAGRTPVGIRLALYDENRKRITRPNVTGTIFIANAHSFKAYTDGRTKETVDGLMSSGDVGHFDEHGLLFIDGRDDDMIVSGGENVFPQEVEHLIANRPDVLEAAVIGVDDREFGKRLRAFVVQGPDGTRDPQEIKDWVKSNLARYKVPREVIFLDELPRNATGKLLRRSLVEMDVPAE; encoded by the coding sequence ATGTCAGCTGCCCTTCCGTCGGCAAGCACCGCTCTGCGTAGAGTCGGCGATCTGACGCGCGGAGTCAACGCCATGCGCAGGGGTGGGCTGTTCAACCCGCTGCGCCTGGATCTGGCGCTGCGCTCCGCGCTCAACGTGACCCGATACGGGCCGTTCGCCGGGGTGATCATGCATGCCGCACAGACGAATCCGGACGCGCCGGCGATCGTCGACGAGGCCGGCGAGATGACCTTCGCGGAGATCGACGCGCAATCCAATCAGCTGGCCCGGGGATTCCAGGCGCAGGGGTTGCGTCCGGGCGATGTGATCGCGGTGCTGGCCCGCGATCATCGCGGTATGGTGCTGACCCTCGCCGCCACCGGCAAGCTCGGGGTGCGCGCGGTCCTGATGAACACCGGGTTCGCGAAGCCGCAGCTGGCCGACGTCGCGGCCCGTGAGCAGGCCAAGGCCGTCCTGCACGACAGCGAGTTCACCACCTTGATGAGCGCGATCCCGGCCACCGTGCCGCGGGTGCTCACCTGGGTGGACGCGGCCGACGCGGTGGATCCGGCGACCCCCACCCTGGAATCGCTGTCCGCCGGGCAGTCCGCCGACGCCATCCCCGCGCCCGAGAAACCCGGCGGCACGGTGATTCTCACCAGCGGCACCACCGGCACCCCGAAGGGCGCGCCCCGGGACAAGGTGAGCCCGCTCATCTCCGCGCAGTTCCTGGATCGAATCCCGTTGCCGCGCAACTCGTCCATGGTGGTGGCGGCGCCGATCTTCCACGCCACCGGCCTGTCCCAGTTCACTCTCGGCCTGGCCCTGGGCAATCGGATGATCTTCCAGCAGCGCCGGTTCGATCCGGAGCGCACGCTGGCGAATATCGTTGCGTTCCAAGCGGAATCGCTGGTCGTGGTGCCGACCATGTTGCAGCGCATCCTGGATCTGCCGCCCGAGACGCTGGCGAAGTACGACATGTCCTCGCTGCGGGTGATCTTCGCGGCCGGTTCGGCGATCCCGCCGGACGTGGTGACCCGTAGCCTCGACTACTTCGGCGACGCGCTCTACAACGTGTACGGCTCCACCGAATGCGCGATCATCACCGTCGCCACCCCCGCCGACCTGCGGCTGGCCCCCGACACCGCGGGCCGCACGCCGGTCGGGATCCGGCTGGCCCTCTACGACGAGAACCGCAAGCGCATCACCCGCCCGAACGTGACGGGCACGATCTTCATCGCCAACGCGCACTCGTTCAAGGCGTACACCGACGGCCGCACCAAGGAGACCGTCGACGGCCTGATGTCCAGTGGTGACGTCGGCCACTTCGACGAGCACGGCCTGCTGTTCATCGACGGCCGCGACGACGACATGATCGTCTCCGGCGGCGAGAACGTCTTCCCGCAGGAGGTCGAGCACCTGATCGCGAACCGGCCGGACGTACTGGAGGCGGCGGTGATCGGCGTCGACGACCGGGAATTCGGGAAACGCTTGCGCGCCTTCGTGGTTCAGGGACCGGACGGTACCCGCGATCCCCAGGAGATCAAGGACTGGGTGAAGTCCAACCTGGCCCGCTACAAGGTGCCGCGCGAGGTGATCTTCCTCGACGAACTGCCGCGCAACGCCACCGGCAAGCTGCTGCGCAGGTCCCTGGTGGAGATGGACGTCCCGGCGGAGTAA
- a CDS encoding PepSY domain-containing protein: MSLTDLTDVVDAEAPPGEEPHRYSMRKALAALALRLHFYAGVFVAPFILVAAVTGGLYAVAPTVESIVNHDLLHVDSTGPARSLAEQVAAARGVEPNLVLSAVDPAQRTGDTTRVLFTDPTLGESENRAVFIDPQTAHPVGDRVVYGSTGALPLRTWIDRLHRNLHLGETGRLYSELAASWLWVVALAGLVLWVRRSRRGGVRRLLWPDRSRAGRRRTVGWHAAVGVWILLPLLFLSATGMTWSTHAGAHIDRLRAELSWTTPSVRTALPGAGQSAVPAGEHDHHGSHAVASGDRDRQLDAVFATARAQGLDGPVEITVPATGADAVTVKERRLSGVLTQDAVAVDGSTGAVTDIQRFADWPLAAKLANWGIQLHMGMMFGLANQLLLLATMIGLLTVIVRGYLMWWQRRPVRTGQRPSFGRPPRRGALRRTPVALLVPLAVIAAAVGWFAPLIGIPLLVFLAVDVLLGLLRRPRTA, translated from the coding sequence GTGAGTCTTACCGATTTAACGGATGTGGTGGATGCCGAGGCGCCGCCCGGCGAGGAACCGCATCGATATTCGATGCGAAAGGCGTTGGCCGCGTTGGCGTTGCGGCTGCATTTCTATGCCGGAGTGTTCGTGGCTCCGTTCATTCTGGTCGCGGCGGTGACCGGGGGGCTGTACGCGGTCGCCCCGACCGTGGAGTCGATCGTGAATCATGATCTGCTGCACGTGGATTCGACCGGGCCCGCGCGGTCGCTGGCCGAGCAGGTGGCGGCGGCGCGCGGTGTGGAGCCGAATCTCGTGCTCTCCGCGGTGGATCCGGCACAGCGGACCGGGGACACCACCCGGGTGCTGTTCACCGATCCCACGCTGGGGGAATCGGAGAACCGGGCGGTGTTCATCGATCCGCAGACCGCGCATCCGGTCGGTGACCGGGTGGTCTACGGCAGTACCGGGGCACTGCCGCTGCGAACCTGGATCGACCGGTTGCATCGCAACCTGCATCTCGGGGAGACCGGCCGGCTCTACAGCGAGTTGGCGGCATCGTGGTTGTGGGTTGTCGCGCTCGCGGGGCTGGTGCTCTGGGTGCGACGATCGCGGAGAGGTGGAGTGCGGCGGCTGCTGTGGCCGGATCGGTCGCGGGCCGGTCGGCGGCGGACGGTGGGTTGGCATGCGGCCGTGGGGGTCTGGATCCTGCTGCCGCTGCTGTTCCTGTCCGCGACCGGGATGACGTGGTCGACCCACGCCGGTGCGCACATCGATCGGCTGCGTGCGGAACTGAGCTGGACCACACCGTCGGTGCGGACGGCACTGCCCGGTGCCGGACAGTCCGCTGTCCCCGCCGGGGAGCACGACCATCACGGTTCGCATGCGGTGGCCTCCGGCGATCGGGACAGGCAGCTGGACGCGGTGTTCGCGACCGCTCGCGCACAGGGGCTCGACGGGCCGGTGGAGATCACCGTCCCGGCGACCGGCGCCGATGCTGTCACCGTCAAGGAGCGTCGGCTGTCGGGTGTGCTCACGCAGGACGCGGTGGCTGTGGACGGGTCCACGGGTGCCGTCACCGATATCCAGCGCTTCGCCGACTGGCCGCTGGCGGCGAAGTTGGCCAACTGGGGCATTCAGCTGCACATGGGCATGATGTTCGGCCTGGCCAATCAGCTGTTGTTGCTGGCCACCATGATCGGGCTGCTCACGGTGATCGTCCGCGGCTACCTGATGTGGTGGCAGCGACGGCCCGTGCGTACCGGACAGCGACCGTCCTTCGGACGGCCACCCCGGCGCGGCGCACTCCGCCGCACCCCGGTTGCGCTGCTGGTCCCTCTGGCCGTGATCGCGGCCGCGGTCGGCTGGTTCGCCCCGCTGATCGGGATACCGCTGCTGGTGTTCCTGGCCGTCGATGTTCTGCTCGGCCTGCTCCGGAGGCCGCGCACAGCGTGA
- a CDS encoding sodium:solute symporter family protein, with protein MPPTAVAGHTIGSTVAGGPPALAAGTLRLDAAPVDYVLVAIYFVFVLGIGLLARQRVSSSIDFFLSGRSLPAWVTGLAFISANLGAVEIMGMSANGAEYGMPTMHYFWIGAVPAMLFLGIVMMPFYYGSKVRSVPEFMRRRFGTGAHLVNALSFAVAQVLIAGVNLYLLGSILNVLLGWPLWISVVVAAIIVLSYITLGGLSAAIYNEVLQFFVIVAALLPLTLVGLHRIGGWNGLRDKVTGLSDGSQQWHSWPGNELSGFSNNVLSVIGIVFGLGFVLSFGYWTTNFVEVQRALATHSISAARRTPIIGAYPKMFIPFIVVIPGMISALLVPQIAELKATGHGDATYNQALLYLMKSVLPNGLLGIALTGLLAAFMAGMAANISAFNTVFSYDLWQQYVKKDRPDGYYLTVGRLATVGATVIAIFTAFIAGHFSNMMDYLQTLFSFFNAPLFATFILGMFWKRMTPTAGWVGLVFGTLSAIVVFVLNKTEVIHLSGQGSSFVAAGVAFVVDIVLSVAVSAVTTPKPAAELVGLVYSETPKEQLNDPDAATLPWYQRPVLLAGIALVIVIALNIFVG; from the coding sequence ATGCCGCCCACCGCTGTCGCAGGGCACACGATCGGTTCCACGGTGGCGGGCGGCCCACCCGCGCTGGCGGCGGGCACGCTGCGCCTGGATGCCGCGCCGGTCGATTATGTGCTGGTCGCCATCTATTTCGTCTTCGTGCTGGGGATCGGGTTGCTGGCCCGGCAACGGGTGTCGTCGAGTATCGACTTCTTCCTCTCCGGGCGGTCGCTGCCGGCGTGGGTGACCGGGCTGGCGTTCATCTCGGCGAATCTGGGTGCGGTCGAGATCATGGGCATGTCGGCCAACGGAGCCGAATACGGCATGCCGACGATGCACTATTTCTGGATCGGCGCGGTACCGGCCATGCTGTTCCTCGGAATTGTTATGATGCCATTTTATTATGGCTCGAAAGTGCGTAGCGTGCCGGAGTTCATGCGGCGGCGTTTCGGGACCGGTGCGCATCTGGTGAACGCGCTGAGTTTCGCGGTGGCGCAGGTACTCATCGCCGGGGTGAATCTGTATCTGCTCGGCTCGATTCTCAATGTGCTGCTGGGGTGGCCGTTGTGGATTTCGGTGGTGGTCGCGGCGATCATCGTGCTCTCCTACATCACCCTCGGCGGATTGTCCGCGGCGATCTACAACGAGGTGTTGCAGTTCTTCGTCATCGTGGCGGCGCTGCTGCCGTTGACGCTGGTCGGGCTGCACCGGATCGGCGGCTGGAACGGGTTGCGGGACAAGGTGACCGGGCTGTCCGACGGGTCGCAGCAGTGGCATTCGTGGCCGGGTAACGAGCTGAGCGGATTCTCGAACAACGTGTTGTCGGTGATCGGCATCGTGTTCGGACTCGGGTTCGTGCTGTCGTTCGGGTACTGGACCACCAATTTCGTGGAGGTGCAGCGCGCGCTGGCCACGCATTCCATCTCCGCGGCCCGCCGCACGCCGATCATCGGCGCCTATCCGAAGATGTTCATTCCGTTCATCGTCGTGATTCCGGGCATGATCAGCGCGCTGCTCGTGCCGCAGATCGCCGAGCTGAAGGCGACCGGGCACGGTGACGCCACCTACAACCAGGCGCTGCTGTATCTGATGAAGTCGGTACTGCCCAACGGGTTGCTGGGTATCGCGCTGACCGGATTGCTGGCCGCGTTCATGGCCGGTATGGCCGCCAATATCTCCGCCTTCAACACGGTGTTCAGCTACGACCTGTGGCAGCAGTACGTGAAGAAGGATCGGCCGGACGGCTACTACCTCACCGTCGGCCGGCTCGCGACCGTCGGCGCCACCGTGATCGCGATCTTCACCGCGTTCATCGCCGGTCATTTCTCGAACATGATGGACTATCTCCAGACCCTGTTCTCGTTCTTCAACGCGCCACTGTTCGCGACGTTCATCCTGGGCATGTTCTGGAAGCGGATGACCCCGACCGCCGGTTGGGTCGGCCTGGTGTTCGGCACGCTGTCGGCGATCGTGGTGTTCGTGCTGAACAAGACCGAGGTGATCCACCTGTCCGGTCAGGGATCCAGCTTCGTCGCCGCGGGTGTGGCGTTCGTGGTGGACATCGTGCTCAGCGTCGCGGTCAGCGCGGTGACCACGCCGAAACCCGCCGCGGAACTGGTCGGACTGGTGTATTCGGAAACCCCGAAAGAGCAGCTGAACGACCCGGATGCCGCCACACTGCCCTGGTATCAGCGTCCGGTGCTGCTGGCCGGGATCGCGCTGGTGATCGTCATCGCGCTGAACATCTTCGTCGGCTAG